In Halobacteriovorax marinus SJ, the following proteins share a genomic window:
- a CDS encoding vWA domain-containing protein: MSSRREVNAFNISFLDLLSGALGAVIILFVAVPKGGQEVKKKEPITVEKKLKEKNAALQAQVNALKAELKKNEVKIPIKAQTPIETPPVKKEVVTEAVQTKGILDVDVGFKFKGKNIVFLIDVSGSMKTLDKMGQVKAGLKMLITSMPSDYQIDVIHFPGKRGARYYSLWSYTQKLGERQKKDVYRFLNRLNPKGATPTRSALKYALTKYPDLTDVVLLSDGAPTKMNSSEYDDIKDILSEVKKDNFKNIQINTIGVGAAFSLQSTTPASVFLKELAKQSGGFFYGF, from the coding sequence ATGTCTTCAAGAAGAGAAGTTAACGCATTTAATATATCCTTTCTTGATCTACTTTCTGGCGCACTAGGTGCGGTGATCATCCTCTTTGTTGCTGTCCCTAAAGGTGGACAAGAAGTAAAAAAGAAAGAGCCAATCACAGTGGAGAAAAAGTTAAAAGAAAAGAATGCTGCTCTTCAAGCTCAAGTGAACGCCTTAAAGGCAGAGCTTAAAAAGAATGAGGTCAAGATACCGATAAAGGCGCAAACGCCAATAGAAACTCCTCCAGTAAAGAAGGAAGTTGTCACCGAAGCTGTTCAGACAAAAGGTATACTTGACGTAGATGTAGGATTTAAATTTAAAGGAAAGAATATTGTATTCTTAATCGATGTATCAGGTTCAATGAAAACCTTAGATAAGATGGGGCAAGTTAAGGCGGGCCTAAAAATGCTCATCACCTCTATGCCAAGCGATTATCAAATAGATGTCATACACTTTCCAGGCAAACGTGGGGCAAGGTATTACTCTCTATGGAGCTATACTCAGAAACTAGGAGAGCGCCAGAAGAAAGATGTCTACAGATTCCTAAATAGATTAAACCCCAAAGGAGCAACTCCCACACGTAGTGCTCTAAAATATGCCCTAACAAAGTATCCAGACTTAACAGATGTGGTTTTACTCTCAGATGGAGCCCCAACCAAGATGAACTCAAGTGAATATGACGATATAAAAGATATACTTTCAGAAGTTAAGAAAGATAATTTTAAGAATATCCAAATCAATACAATTGGAGTTGGTGCGGCCTTCTCTCTACAATCCACCACACCGGCATCAGTCTTTTTAAAAGAGTTAGCAAAGCAGTCTGGTGGTTTTTTCTACGGATTCTAA
- a CDS encoding MotA/TolQ/ExbB proton channel family protein, which yields MKINEKLADFFKAAIISISITFIMAIGFHFVSEGILRRFFILFGGDFLGGGYIQCLTFTAFFWAFFEIKHQLKIILGENKAFKSKILPTEEKHLIIPSEISELHLKVSSLNKKKNSLLYKMIIKACLKFRATKSIPEMIEIISIQTDINKELSESDQSNIRYLTWVIPSIGFVGTVLGISQALMIANSGDMEVITATLGVAFDTTLVSLLLSIIIMWYYHALLRENDLLHAKIKDYVIENLINRIEIE from the coding sequence ATGAAGATAAATGAAAAGTTAGCAGACTTCTTTAAGGCCGCAATTATTTCAATCAGTATTACTTTTATCATGGCAATTGGCTTTCACTTTGTTAGTGAAGGAATACTTAGACGCTTCTTCATATTATTTGGAGGAGACTTCTTAGGTGGTGGATATATTCAATGCCTTACCTTTACTGCTTTTTTCTGGGCCTTCTTCGAAATCAAGCATCAACTTAAAATAATTCTAGGTGAAAATAAGGCCTTTAAGAGTAAAATTCTCCCTACTGAAGAAAAACACCTAATCATTCCCTCTGAAATAAGTGAACTGCACTTAAAAGTATCCTCACTCAATAAGAAAAAGAATAGCTTACTCTACAAGATGATTATTAAGGCATGTTTAAAATTTAGAGCAACAAAATCAATTCCAGAAATGATAGAGATCATTAGTATCCAAACTGATATCAATAAAGAACTTTCTGAATCAGATCAATCTAATATACGTTATCTAACTTGGGTTATCCCATCAATCGGGTTTGTGGGAACTGTACTAGGAATCTCACAAGCACTCATGATCGCAAATAGTGGGGATATGGAAGTCATCACGGCAACCCTAGGTGTTGCCTTCGACACAACACTTGTGAGTCTCTTACTAAGTATTATTATCATGTGGTACTACCATGCCCTTCTAAGAGAGAACGATCTTCTACACGCAAAGATTAAAGATTATGTCATTGAGAATTTAATTAATAGAATTGAGATTGAATAA
- a CDS encoding DEAD/DEAH box helicase, with protein sequence MRIFHSSSNELKAYTLTDTIHNIELEWIQLKSYKAIKAKCDCREFQFSASCSHLWAIIKSADSEQFPDAVQSLEKVDFITPTPAPPVDSSPKSNALLKLENAFEQQKKEYEAKFNIEETHEKELSFKIFENYPMQDNALRVDLQIDKKLIHLNDKLIKSLSERDRGLVEIFRRMSSVQSKSYWQRRNIKSKNTFFEIPSESIPFLLPLISQCGLVNSKNEVITYQERETLVAHGKLEDSDEWKFTPFFKLGDRVIEISEVYCIRNIELALLDRSIYRVDYRGLRPLFEQFLNEKTSFKKDEVPKKELKNFIKKYPSLAVVEIPKSVKIDKVLVSPIIRMNLDISSGPIGTVIWAQIISTYENDWHSPLSPIPLTQDDQRVLRVKDSNKELELLNFLAQTLDLNLETKDFSRKIEIKVDDFNEKISLLINNEIEVFAKNKRVSVPKSMGISIESDDDWFEVKSNLEYEGESFHTPKILAMAKDSQALIPLKNGELGLAPVEWLRKHLRLEYMSYMKDEKVIMAADHLLYLDLLFEEKQLKTRPPSYSQLLQKLKNAKEAPELSIPKTFNGKLRDYQYEGVKWLNFIDELSLGGCLADEMGLGKTVQILCHLAILKEKKRTKHLIIVPKSLIHNWKKEAKKFCPHLKTRVYEGARKDRVDILEEDFDILFCTYGITRNDYETLKEVYFDTIILDEAQHIKNENSLISKSVLLLQSRSKFIVTGTPIENNLSELFTLFRFLSPKVFNQQKISKENLTDGNESVVENILKGLRPLILRRMKVDVLKDLPPKNESVLAVELSPEQNEIYNELKEHYRSKLMDKVQKVGIKKSKVHILEALLRLRQAACHPGLINPLYLDSESAKLEILVEKLKVIAKSGEKALVFSQFTQFLKIVQNRLKAEGIEFSYLDGQTRNREEVIDEFKEVPDKTAFLISLKAGGFGLNLTQAKYCFLLDPWWNPAVEGQAIDRIHRIGQKSEVYAIKLLSEGTVEEKIIEMQKRKKKLVDNLFFGDSTVLKDIDSSDLVFLFS encoded by the coding sequence GTGCGCATTTTCCACTCAAGTTCCAATGAATTAAAAGCATACACTCTAACTGATACAATTCATAATATTGAATTAGAGTGGATTCAGTTAAAATCATATAAGGCGATCAAGGCCAAGTGCGACTGTAGAGAGTTTCAATTTAGCGCAAGTTGCTCTCACCTCTGGGCCATAATAAAAAGTGCTGACTCCGAGCAATTTCCAGATGCAGTACAATCTCTTGAAAAAGTTGACTTCATTACTCCGACACCAGCGCCACCTGTTGACTCCTCCCCAAAATCCAATGCACTACTCAAGCTAGAAAATGCATTTGAGCAACAAAAGAAGGAGTACGAGGCCAAATTCAATATTGAAGAAACACATGAAAAAGAATTGAGCTTTAAAATATTTGAAAACTATCCAATGCAAGACAATGCTCTTAGAGTAGATTTACAAATAGATAAGAAACTCATTCACCTCAACGACAAGTTAATTAAATCTCTAAGCGAAAGAGATAGAGGCCTAGTCGAAATTTTTAGACGAATGTCCAGTGTTCAATCTAAATCTTATTGGCAGAGAAGAAATATCAAAAGTAAGAATACATTCTTTGAAATTCCAAGTGAAAGTATTCCATTCCTCTTACCTCTTATTTCTCAGTGTGGACTAGTAAATTCTAAGAATGAAGTAATCACCTATCAAGAAAGAGAAACTCTAGTTGCACATGGAAAATTAGAAGATAGTGATGAGTGGAAATTCACACCCTTCTTCAAATTAGGTGATAGAGTCATTGAGATCAGTGAAGTTTATTGCATAAGAAATATTGAATTGGCCCTCTTGGATCGATCAATATATAGAGTTGACTATAGAGGGCTTAGGCCACTCTTTGAACAATTTCTAAATGAGAAGACAAGCTTTAAAAAAGATGAAGTTCCAAAGAAAGAGTTAAAGAACTTTATAAAAAAGTACCCTAGTCTAGCTGTAGTAGAAATTCCAAAGAGCGTGAAAATAGACAAGGTCTTAGTCTCGCCTATTATTAGGATGAACTTAGATATTTCAAGTGGTCCAATTGGAACAGTCATTTGGGCGCAAATTATTAGTACCTATGAAAATGATTGGCACTCTCCCCTAAGCCCTATTCCGCTCACGCAAGACGATCAAAGAGTTCTACGAGTAAAGGATAGTAATAAAGAATTAGAACTACTAAACTTCTTAGCACAAACACTAGACTTAAACCTAGAGACGAAGGACTTTAGTAGAAAGATTGAAATCAAAGTAGATGACTTCAATGAGAAGATATCACTATTAATAAATAATGAAATAGAGGTCTTTGCCAAGAACAAGAGAGTTTCTGTACCAAAGAGTATGGGAATTTCTATAGAGAGTGACGATGATTGGTTTGAAGTGAAATCAAACCTTGAGTATGAAGGTGAAAGTTTTCATACACCAAAGATTTTAGCAATGGCCAAAGACTCACAAGCACTCATTCCTCTAAAGAATGGAGAGCTAGGACTAGCTCCTGTAGAGTGGCTTCGAAAACATCTAAGACTTGAGTATATGAGTTATATGAAAGATGAAAAAGTCATTATGGCGGCAGATCACCTACTCTATCTAGATCTGCTTTTCGAAGAAAAACAATTAAAGACTAGGCCGCCTAGCTATAGCCAATTACTCCAAAAACTCAAAAATGCTAAAGAAGCCCCTGAGTTAAGTATTCCTAAAACTTTTAATGGGAAGCTAAGAGATTATCAGTACGAAGGTGTAAAGTGGCTTAACTTTATAGATGAGCTCTCTCTTGGAGGCTGTCTAGCGGACGAAATGGGATTAGGAAAGACTGTTCAGATTCTCTGTCACCTCGCTATTTTAAAAGAGAAAAAGAGAACGAAGCATCTTATTATTGTTCCAAAGTCTTTAATACATAATTGGAAGAAAGAGGCGAAGAAGTTTTGTCCGCACTTAAAGACAAGAGTCTATGAAGGTGCGAGAAAAGATCGTGTTGATATTCTTGAGGAAGACTTTGATATTCTCTTTTGCACTTATGGCATCACTCGTAATGATTATGAAACTTTAAAGGAAGTCTATTTCGACACCATTATTTTAGATGAGGCCCAACATATAAAGAATGAAAACTCTCTCATCTCAAAAAGTGTTTTACTTCTCCAATCTAGAAGTAAGTTCATTGTTACGGGAACCCCTATAGAGAATAATCTTAGTGAATTATTTACGCTATTTAGATTTCTCTCACCAAAAGTCTTCAATCAACAAAAGATATCCAAAGAAAATCTTACTGATGGTAACGAGAGTGTTGTTGAGAATATACTCAAAGGGCTACGACCCCTCATCTTGAGAAGAATGAAGGTTGATGTATTGAAAGATCTTCCTCCAAAGAACGAATCTGTACTGGCAGTAGAGTTATCCCCTGAACAGAATGAAATTTATAATGAATTAAAAGAACACTATCGCTCGAAGTTGATGGATAAAGTACAAAAGGTCGGTATCAAGAAGAGTAAGGTTCACATATTAGAGGCATTGCTTCGACTGAGACAGGCCGCATGTCACCCAGGACTTATTAATCCTTTATACCTAGATAGTGAAAGTGCCAAATTAGAAATACTTGTTGAAAAACTTAAAGTCATTGCTAAGTCCGGTGAAAAGGCCCTCGTATTTAGTCAATTTACTCAATTCTTAAAAATTGTTCAAAATAGATTAAAAGCAGAGGGAATTGAATTCTCCTACCTAGATGGGCAAACCAGAAATAGAGAAGAAGTTATTGATGAATTTAAAGAAGTTCCCGACAAAACTGCTTTTCTAATATCTCTAAAAGCTGGTGGCTTTGGACTCAATCTCACACAAGCAAAGTATTGCTTCCTTCTAGATCCATGGTGGAATCCAGCTGTAGAGGGACAGGCCATCGATAGAATTCACAGAATTGGGCAAAAGAGCGAAGTCTACGCCATTAAACTTCTAAGTGAAGGCACTGTTGAAGAAAAGATAATAGAAATGCAAAAGAGAAAGAAGAAGCTGGTAGACAACCTCTTCTTTGGAGACTCCACGGTACTGAAAGATATAGACTCAAGTGACCTTGTCTTTCTATTCTCATAA
- a CDS encoding acyl-CoA thioesterase, producing the protein MSNDTPMGELSLRTLAMPADTNPNGDIFGGWLMSQMDIAGSIYAMRHCGGRVVTVAVDSMVFHSPVHVGDIVCCYSELIKKGNTSLRIKIEVFVVKRYKNERVKVTEGQFTYVRIDKSGKPTPVDGAAEK; encoded by the coding sequence ATGTCAAATGATACACCTATGGGAGAGCTCTCCCTCAGAACCCTGGCCATGCCAGCAGATACAAACCCAAATGGAGATATTTTCGGTGGTTGGTTAATGTCGCAAATGGATATCGCTGGAAGTATTTACGCAATGAGACATTGTGGAGGGAGAGTCGTTACAGTTGCTGTTGACTCTATGGTTTTTCATTCCCCTGTCCATGTTGGTGACATTGTTTGCTGTTATTCAGAATTAATTAAGAAGGGGAATACCTCCCTAAGAATTAAGATCGAAGTTTTTGTAGTAAAGCGTTACAAGAATGAAAGAGTAAAAGTGACTGAGGGTCAATTTACTTATGTGAGAATCGACAAGTCAGGTAAGCCTACACCTGTGGACGGAGCAGCAGAGAAATGA
- a CDS encoding ABC transporter ATP-binding protein, translating to MISAKNITKKYGKHVALNNVSLEVSKGEVFALLGPNGAGKTTFVKSLLGLVSLSGGELSLFDKSVSDSSSRVGVSYLPEKFSFHNYYSVYDCVKFFGQMHGLKGDDLHQKVQSAISRVGISDISDSKLNKISKGQLQRTGIATLLVSDSKLIILDEPFSGLDPLGIKDLKDIIASLAKEEDKAIFINSHILSEMEKICDSMAVLNKGEILVQGKIEEILAGEELEEYFYKLIKDVK from the coding sequence ATGATTTCAGCTAAGAATATAACAAAGAAATATGGCAAGCATGTAGCACTTAATAATGTAAGTCTTGAAGTCTCTAAAGGAGAAGTCTTTGCGCTGCTTGGGCCTAACGGAGCAGGTAAGACAACTTTTGTGAAGTCGCTTTTGGGACTCGTTTCACTCTCAGGTGGTGAGCTCTCTTTATTTGATAAATCGGTTAGTGATTCTTCAAGTCGTGTTGGTGTCTCTTACCTTCCAGAGAAGTTTTCTTTTCACAATTACTATAGTGTTTATGATTGTGTGAAGTTCTTTGGTCAAATGCATGGATTAAAGGGAGATGATCTTCACCAGAAAGTCCAAAGCGCTATTAGTAGAGTGGGGATTAGTGATATTTCAGATAGTAAGTTAAATAAAATATCCAAAGGGCAGCTTCAAAGAACTGGAATAGCAACGCTCTTAGTGTCGGATAGTAAGTTAATTATTTTGGATGAACCTTTTTCAGGTTTAGACCCACTTGGAATAAAAGACCTTAAAGATATTATTGCGAGTTTAGCCAAAGAAGAAGATAAAGCTATTTTCATAAACTCTCATATCCTTTCTGAAATGGAGAAGATATGTGACTCAATGGCAGTGTTGAATAAGGGAGAAATTCTAGTTCAAGGTAAGATTGAAGAGATTCTTGCTGGAGAAGAATTAGAAGAATACTTTTATAAGTTAATTAAGGATGTAAAATGA
- a CDS encoding DUF2914 domain-containing protein, translating to MNFITKSKEIHQKYPNLLVAIFFSGGFLFDIFTLGQVDELANFFGHTIYIILLITSFLHLERKYDYQWLNKFALYQKDIFHFFAGSLLSGFAIFFFKSSSLSVSGLFILLILALLMANESPKLQSTGPVIKLILLQFCLSAFFIIYIPVIVGLMGVTIFLITLVLSAITLPIILTRLKHQAVLESKIIAVAMSFILLMGYITNLIPPVPLSVKKIGVYHNIEKSEGVYKLYKEKSFLDYFGLEGHSFKYKEGDKVFVFARIFAPKGFKENLYIQWEKWDKTWKISDKIPLSIKGGNLWGYRAFTYKKNYSDGLWRARVMSSDKREVARVEFSISPSKIQEREWNIITEE from the coding sequence ATGAATTTTATCACTAAGAGCAAAGAAATCCATCAAAAATACCCCAACCTCCTCGTAGCTATTTTCTTCTCGGGCGGTTTTCTCTTTGATATTTTCACCCTAGGACAAGTCGATGAGTTGGCCAATTTCTTTGGTCATACGATCTACATCATTCTCCTAATCACCAGTTTTCTTCACCTAGAAAGAAAGTATGACTACCAATGGCTCAATAAATTCGCTCTCTACCAAAAGGATATCTTCCACTTCTTTGCGGGTAGTTTACTTAGTGGTTTCGCAATATTCTTTTTTAAAAGTAGCTCGCTATCCGTATCTGGTCTTTTCATCCTTCTTATTCTTGCCCTACTCATGGCCAACGAATCCCCTAAGTTGCAATCAACAGGGCCAGTAATAAAACTTATTCTCTTACAATTTTGCCTGAGCGCTTTCTTTATTATTTATATTCCAGTGATAGTTGGGCTCATGGGTGTCACCATTTTTTTGATTACTCTCGTTCTCTCGGCCATTACTCTACCTATCATTCTCACAAGGCTAAAACACCAAGCCGTTCTAGAGTCAAAGATCATTGCCGTGGCCATGAGTTTTATTCTTTTAATGGGATATATAACAAATTTGATCCCGCCTGTTCCTCTTAGTGTGAAGAAGATAGGTGTCTACCACAATATAGAAAAGAGCGAAGGTGTTTATAAACTCTATAAGGAGAAGTCTTTTCTCGACTACTTTGGGCTCGAGGGACACTCATTTAAATACAAAGAAGGCGATAAGGTTTTCGTCTTTGCTAGAATCTTTGCTCCTAAAGGATTTAAAGAGAATTTATATATTCAGTGGGAGAAGTGGGATAAGACTTGGAAGATTAGTGATAAAATACCCCTCTCTATTAAAGGGGGAAATCTCTGGGGATACAGAGCTTTTACTTATAAGAAGAACTACTCAGATGGTCTATGGAGAGCGAGAGTCATGAGCTCTGATAAGAGAGAGGTCGCAAGAGTGGAATTCTCAATCTCCCCTTCTAAAATCCAAGAAAGAGAGTGGAATATTATCACAGAAGAATAG
- a CDS encoding response regulator, giving the protein MLKLLLIESDERVLSLLGNALSTDFDAKILSTFMAFDAKELIAHERPDLIIVRNQYKVDDEKVEMANIIMNHLYDIHSKIPVVVLGDFEFPSGNFEVLPDRFRIEELKRLIIKLLKITPEQLRQLKLPDYVPLAIQNFYLMESTSCDIYIKLETKTQEKFIKRINKGDTIDKAAVQKYEDNNVQNFYIKKDDHNQLLNQLLQQSLEKIVKSAKSGKGVHEINSDTYSISQNLIDAVGVTEHTVRLSNLAIAVMAKSIEGHSEVSSLIKDILENKGSYAYKRNYLICAVCREIAPLMEWGVGDQLNLQLEKLTFVSFFHDIYLKSESHLKVFSNDEVKNLDLEAGDLVLNHANMASNLVQSFPKTPVGADILIKQHHGTTTGVGFVENYSASISPMAIAFIVVEKYVSYILNYSSNDLEDLINRKAIFHSLYEEFKLPSYKKIVDILNKLSIT; this is encoded by the coding sequence ATGTTAAAATTACTACTTATTGAGTCAGACGAAAGGGTATTATCCCTGCTAGGAAATGCGTTAAGCACTGACTTTGATGCCAAAATTTTAAGTACATTTATGGCCTTTGATGCGAAGGAGCTAATTGCTCACGAAAGGCCAGACCTTATTATTGTACGCAATCAATATAAAGTTGATGATGAGAAAGTCGAAATGGCAAATATCATCATGAATCATCTCTATGATATTCACTCTAAAATCCCTGTCGTTGTTCTTGGGGATTTTGAATTTCCTTCTGGAAATTTCGAAGTTCTGCCAGATCGCTTTAGAATAGAAGAGCTAAAAAGACTTATCATTAAGTTACTAAAAATAACTCCTGAGCAGCTTCGTCAGCTGAAGCTTCCTGATTATGTTCCATTGGCCATTCAAAACTTCTATTTGATGGAGTCAACTTCTTGTGACATTTACATAAAGCTAGAGACTAAGACTCAAGAGAAATTTATTAAGAGAATTAATAAAGGCGATACAATCGATAAGGCTGCTGTACAAAAGTATGAAGATAATAATGTTCAAAACTTCTACATTAAGAAAGATGATCACAATCAACTCTTAAACCAACTCTTACAGCAATCACTTGAGAAAATTGTAAAGAGTGCTAAGAGTGGCAAAGGTGTTCATGAGATTAATTCCGATACTTACAGCATTAGTCAGAATTTAATAGATGCTGTGGGTGTAACTGAGCACACGGTACGCCTTTCAAATTTGGCGATTGCTGTTATGGCCAAATCTATAGAGGGACATAGTGAAGTCTCTTCTTTAATTAAAGATATATTAGAAAATAAAGGAAGCTATGCTTATAAGAGAAATTATCTTATCTGCGCCGTCTGTAGGGAGATTGCCCCTTTAATGGAGTGGGGAGTTGGGGATCAGCTCAACCTGCAACTAGAAAAACTAACCTTTGTTAGCTTCTTCCATGATATCTACTTAAAGAGTGAATCCCACCTCAAAGTTTTCTCCAATGATGAAGTTAAGAATCTTGATCTCGAGGCTGGGGACCTTGTTCTCAACCACGCCAATATGGCCTCAAATCTAGTCCAGTCCTTTCCTAAGACACCTGTTGGAGCAGATATTCTCATTAAGCAACATCATGGAACGACTACAGGAGTAGGATTCGTTGAGAATTACTCTGCTAGTATTTCACCAATGGCAATAGCTTTTATCGTCGTTGAAAAGTATGTTTCTTATATTTTAAACTACAGCTCTAATGACCTAGAGGATCTGATTAATAGAAAAGCAATCTTTCACTCTCTCTATGAAGAGTTTAAGCTTCCAAGCTATAAGAAGATTGTCGATATCTTAAATAAGCTCTCTATCACTTAG
- a CDS encoding MipA/OmpV family protein: MKILTILILLLTSNTIYSNEGKGYSFSLGGGVIYKQNIRDDNQYDKADKNSIVTPIPMAQLSIGPVSISGPNVKVKLPGTTFISPYIGIGRDGERYYGPGMEWRKDSWFAEVGANILMFKLSYSRDVQGRSHGEIMDISYNGRLFLGKVILNYTFSHTFYDKEFTNYYYGVRANEVTSDRPYYAPKSSGTNSVAISPIWLISKNVSWFNSVKATFLGSKIKDSPTVARDWYLTAISGITYKFD; encoded by the coding sequence ATGAAAATTTTAACAATCCTCATCCTACTCCTTACCTCTAACACAATATACTCAAACGAAGGCAAGGGCTACTCCTTCTCCCTAGGTGGAGGCGTTATTTACAAGCAAAATATCAGGGATGATAATCAGTACGATAAAGCAGATAAGAATTCGATTGTTACACCAATCCCAATGGCCCAGCTCTCAATTGGACCAGTTAGTATTTCTGGACCAAATGTAAAAGTGAAGTTACCAGGAACGACATTCATCTCTCCCTATATAGGTATTGGAAGAGATGGAGAAAGGTACTACGGACCAGGAATGGAGTGGAGAAAAGACTCATGGTTTGCAGAAGTTGGGGCAAATATACTGATGTTTAAACTCTCTTACTCTAGAGATGTTCAAGGAAGATCTCACGGCGAGATAATGGATATCTCCTACAATGGTCGTCTCTTCCTTGGTAAAGTAATTTTAAATTATACATTCTCTCATACTTTTTATGACAAAGAATTTACCAATTACTACTACGGGGTTCGCGCCAATGAAGTCACAAGTGATAGACCCTACTACGCACCAAAGTCGAGTGGAACAAATAGTGTGGCCATTAGTCCAATTTGGCTTATATCAAAGAATGTAAGTTGGTTTAACTCTGTTAAGGCAACATTCTTAGGTAGTAAAATTAAAGATTCTCCTACTGTCGCTAGAGATTGGTATCTAACTGCGATTTCTGGTATTACCTATAAATTTGACTAA
- a CDS encoding glycerophosphodiester phosphodiesterase: MYTDTLMLGHRGAKGERPENTIDGITYALNLGLKAIEIDIHLSADNRLVVIHDDTVDRTTNASGAVAKMDSEQLRALDAGNGEKIPFLEEVVDLLDQYSFTLFIEVKSSGCEKLLVKLIQEREIHHKVIVKSFNHRIVKKVKEIDAKIRTACLVYGLPVNAVNMIENARADGISISVATVDQALVELCHHHNYKVTVWNVNKKEDLSAYTQMGVDYIGTDFPSKVTL; encoded by the coding sequence TTGTATACTGATACATTAATGCTTGGCCATAGAGGAGCGAAGGGTGAAAGGCCTGAAAATACAATAGACGGTATAACTTACGCTCTTAATTTAGGTCTTAAGGCCATTGAAATAGACATTCATCTAAGTGCTGATAATAGATTAGTTGTTATTCACGATGATACTGTCGATAGAACAACTAACGCAAGTGGAGCCGTCGCTAAGATGGATAGTGAGCAACTTCGCGCTTTAGATGCTGGAAACGGTGAGAAAATTCCTTTTTTAGAGGAAGTAGTCGATTTATTAGATCAGTATTCTTTCACTCTCTTTATCGAAGTGAAGTCAAGTGGATGTGAGAAGTTACTTGTTAAGCTTATTCAAGAGAGAGAGATTCATCATAAAGTGATTGTAAAATCTTTTAACCATAGAATCGTTAAGAAAGTTAAAGAGATTGATGCTAAAATAAGGACGGCGTGTCTTGTCTATGGCCTGCCTGTAAATGCTGTGAATATGATTGAGAATGCACGAGCTGATGGTATTTCTATTTCTGTGGCAACTGTTGATCAAGCATTGGTTGAGCTTTGCCACCACCATAATTATAAAGTAACAGTTTGGAACGTGAATAAGAAAGAGGACCTAAGTGCCTACACTCAAATGGGCGTTGACTACATTGGAACAGACTTTCCTTCTAAAGTTACTCTATAG